The genomic region AATAACTCGTTTTTCATTATCTTAAGCCTGAGGTGCCTGGATCCCCGCCTTCGCGGGGATGACACATAAAAAAGCCTTGGAATAGCCATTTCAAGCGATCTTGTTTGACAAAAAGGCAAAACTATGCTACACTTATTAATCTAGTTTCGGATAGTTTTTTTACTCAAACAACAAGAAAAAGGAGAAAAGCAATGCTATATTGGACAGGATTGGCAGTAGGTTCACTCAGCCTATTGGCGTTTTTATTTATGGCAGAAGCGGACAAGAAACTCTTGCCATGGTTATTTTGGTTAACTGCTGTAATCGGGATGTATTGCTATGGTCTCGGCTCCCAAGACATTGGTCAAAAAGGAGTCTATAGAAATTTAGCCCGAGAGGTGGATTTTCAGCAAATTCCAGTTTCAGGCCAAAAGGATTTCGTCGTAATAGCCCAAATAACTTATGTTGATGGTAAAATGGATCAAGTAACTATTGTCCACAATACCACCAAAGCACTACCCACCAACAACGAATCCAGAAAATAAAACCACTTTTTTCATAAGCACAAAAGAAGCCCGAAGCGGAACACCGCCGAAGGCTTCTTTTCATTTTTTACGTGATATCAAACCACAAAAAATCCACCCTCACGAGTGGATTTTTCTTATTCTCAAATACTAGAGAAAAATTATTTCAAAGTCACAGTTGCACCGGCTTCTTCCAGTTTCTTTTTCATTGTTTCTGCGTCAGCTTTGGAAACTTTTTCTTTGATCACCTTTGGAGCGGCGTCAACTAAATCCTTGGCATCTTTGAGTCCTAGGCCAGTGATTTCTCTTACAGCTTTAATCACATTGATTTTTGATGCGCCAGAAGCAGTCACTTCCACGTCAAATTCAGATTTCTCTTCAGCAGCAGGAGCGGCATCACCAGCAGCAGGAGCGGCGGCCATCATCACACCAGCAGAAGCAGAAACTCCAAATTTCTCTTCCAAAACCTTCACCAGTTCAGAAAGTTCTAAAACGCTCATAGTTTCAATCTCAGAAACGAGCTTTTTGAATTTTTCTGGAACCTCAACGTCCTTTTTTTCGTCTGTCATATGTTTATTAAAAAAATTAACTAATTAACTATAAATTATTTCTTCTCCGCCACTGCTTTCAAAACTCGCACGAATCCGCTCAAATTTCCAGACAGTACTCGGACAAAGTTCGAAACAGGCGCGTTGATCGTTCCCACAAATTTCGCGAGCAACTCGTCTTTGGATGGCAATTTGGAAAGCGCAATCACTTCATCCGTGCTAAGCATCTTTCCTTCCAATACTCCCCCAGTCACTTTCAATTTGTCATTCACCTTGGAAAATTTGCTCAGAATTTTGGCGGCTGCTACTTCATCTTTCGGAGAAACTGCGATAGCAATCTGACCTTCCATCTTGAGCACATCCGCTTCGATGCCGGCATTCTTGAGAGCAATGTTGATCAAAGTCTTTTTGACCACTTTGAGACTCACCCCTTGGGCGCGGAGCTCTTTTCGCAAAGCCACCATGTCTTTCATGTTGAGTCCCTTGAAATCTGAAAAAACTACCGCTTTGGCGCCCTTCAATTTTTCCGATAATTCAGAAACAATTACTTCTTTTTGAATCTTCGTTTGCATATGCTTGTTTTAGTAAATTAAAAACTGCGGGTCTGCCGCAGATGAGATCGAAAAAGCGCACTTTTTCGAATTTTCCTCAATAGGACTTATGGTTGCCTATCATCTGCGGAAAAATATTTAGATATTTTCTCTATTATTCAGCCTTCACCTCTTCTGTTTTTTCAACTGGAACTGCTTCGGCAATAACCTCCTCTTTCTTTTCAGTAGCTACTTCTTCAGCTTTTGGAGCAACCGCTTCAACAGGAGCTTCTTCGGTTTTTGCAGTCGCCTCTTTTTTCGGGGCTTCTGCCTCAGCAACAACCACTTTCTTTGGCAACTTCACTACCCTTTTCTTTTCTGAGATGACACCATTTTTGACCAAAAGGTTATGTACAGTGTCTGATGCTAGCGCACCTTTTTCAATCCAATATTTGATCCGATCAGTTTTGAGCACTGTTTCTTTGGAATGTGGATTGTGACTACCCAAAATTTCCACGTGCCGTCCACCTGGAGCAACTGTGTGTTCTTGAAGCATTATTTTGAATTGTGCCGTATTTCGTTTGCCGGTTCTTGCTAGTCGTATGGTCAGCATAGGATTTTGTCTTTAATAAAAACCAAAAGCGTAAAATAACGCTTGTTTTCACATAATTTAGGTTACTGAGATAGTTTAGGGGTTTTTGAGATATTTGTCAAGACAACGTCAATGTAGAGACGCAGCATTGCTGTGTCCCTATAATGTTAAACCTATTTCTATTTTTCCTGAAATTATGCTAAATTATATAGAGTAGACGAATTGCTCTCACCTTTTTAATATGACTAGAAAAAAAACTGACAAAAAAATACCTCGATTGGAACCGCAATTCCATAATGTTATGGTCTGCAAAAAAACTGACTGCCGACCCTTCTTGGAAATATTGGTCGAGAAGCCGGAAAATATTTCCCACCAGAACCTGGGAATTCTGGCTGGCATTTTTCAGATCGATGATCGCAGTGAAGATTCCTCCTATGTCGTAAATTACCTGATTTCTATCATTAAAAAGGAGTATTTTTCCCGCGCCAATCGCGGATCAGTTGAAAATTTTGAATCGGCCTTGCACAAAGCTAATCTGGCGCTGGCGAAATTAGCCACACATGAAAATGTCGGCTGGATTGGGCGTATTAATGCGATTTGCGCCGTGATCGAAAAAAACAACCTCTTAATCTCCCAGACTGGAAATGCCTCGGCTTTTCTTTTGCGCGGCACAACACTTATGGAGATAACAGAACTTCCCGATGAAAGCATCGACTCCAATCCCTTGAAAACCTTTCAGGATGTCATTTCTGGAAAGATTGAAAAAAATGACAAACTGATCCTTACTACCAAGGAAATCTTTGATATTTTTTCCTTGGAAGAACTCAAAAAAAGCGCCCTCAAATTTTCCCGGGAAAATTTTCTTCAGTTCCTGAATACTGCGCTTGTCAATGAACTTGACCAAGTTGCTGCACTTGTGGTTGATATTGATGAAAAAATTGAAGAACCGGTCGAGGCGCCGGTTGTCAAAAAGATCGAGGAAGTGAATGTCTTTAGCCAAAATGCTTTCCGCAAAGAATCAACCCCGAAAGAGTTAATGAAGGAAAGGGCTCAGGAAGAATTTGTATTGCAAGAAAGACAAGCAATAATCCGCGAAATTAAGGATGAGCGCAAGGATTTTGTCGACCAAAAGACTGGGCATATCTATATCAAAGAACCCGAAAGTGATGCGATTGAAAATCTCCCCCAAAAAACAACCATTGATTTTTCCGCCTCTCTAGAAAAACTCTCCGCCTTAGCTTCCGCCAGTGCTAGATTATTATCACAAACAGGCATTGGCGCTAAAGAAGCTTCTTCTGCCTTTTGGCAAAAAAGCCGAGCAAAAATTACCGAAATTCGCACGCGAAAAAATGCAGCTTCACTCAATGCTTTGGAAAAAAGGATGGAGGCACAGATCCGAACAGAAAAAGAAGCTGAAAAATCAGAAATGACAGAACGCGAACCTGAACGATTGGTCATTGAGAAAATAGACTCAGAAGTGCCGCGCGCAGCTGAAACAAAAATTTTATTGGCCCAAAAAATAAAGACAGCCTATACGAAACTAGAAAAACTTGAAATCAAAGCAAAAACCGGAGCATTGCTGAAAAAAACAAAACCAGGAATAGAATGGCTGAAGGAACGCTCCGCTGATGGATTAATTTTGATTTTGCAAAGACCGACCCGGATCACGCTTAAGCTAACTGCTAGTTTAAAAAATAAATGGCATGAGCACAAAGCAGAAAAATCCGTCCGCATCGCTACGCGAAGCGTTGCGGGCGGGCCTGCCCACAATGCTACGCCCGCTCGCAGCGTTGTAACAACATCGGGCGAGCATAGCGTTGCCGGCGGGCCAGCAAGCGATACTGCAACCGCTCGCGACGTTATAGTTACATCAAGCGAGTATAGTGATGCGATCCGACCTGCCATGGACATAGCTCCAGGTGCGGACGAAATTATCCCAGCCAATAAGATAAGATATCCCTGGGAAAAACCTCTTTCTAAACCAGTTTCATCGGATGCCATAACCACCAAAATGGCCACCGAACCACCGAAAAAACTTGCTCTTTCGCCAATTCTGCGAAAAACCCTTGAAATCGGCCAGGCAGTCAAGCTAAAAAAAGTCCTGCCCGATTTTTCGCGCCTGAAGCAAATCATCAAAAACCTTGACCAAAAACAAAAAATTTCCGCCCTAGCCATACTATTGCTATTGCTCATCGTGCCATATTTGATTGTAAAGTGGGAGAATAGACCAAAAGAAAAACCGGTCGTTGCTACAGAAGCACCTGTCGTCGCTGTGCCGCTGGAAAAAGATACGAATGTTGTCCGTATCGAGAAATCGGATGAAGTTTATTCGGGAGATGTCGCAAAGATCATCAATTTGAATGGAAAAATTTTCGCTCTAAAAAATTCCGCTGTTGTTGATATGGAAAACCAAAGGGAATTTTCCCTTTCGGCTGATTTTCAAAGTCCGGATCTGTTTCTTGGAATGGACGATCTCAATTTGATATTTATAATCAAAAACAACCAGATTCTTTCTCTTTCTCCAATGACCGGAAAATTTCAAAATAATAATCTTAATTTTTCGACCGACGGAAAAGTGGTTGATGCTAAGACTTATTTGACCTATATCTATCTTCTTGATGCAACAAACAATCAAATTTATCGTGCACCAAGAGCAGACGGCGGCTTTGGCGAAAAAACGGCTTGGGTAAAGGATAAATTAGATTTATCCAAAACAAAAAACATGGCAATCAATGAAAATATTTTTGTCATCGACGGACAAAATATCTTGAAATTGCTCCGTGGCAAAAAACAAGCCTTTTTACTGGAAAGCACTGCGACGCCAATTGCGCCAGACAGCCTTTATGCCCAAAACTCCGGCACTGTTTTCTACATTCTCGACAAAACCAATTCGCGCATTCTGAAACTCGACAATGATGGTAAAATTCTCGCTCAATATTACAACACTAACATCAAAAATGCCACTGACTTTTCTGTGAGCGAAGAAAACAAGCTAATCTACATTTCAGACAAGAGTGGAGTGAAAAGCTATAGAATTGAGTAAGATATAACTACAAACACAAACTACGCAAACTAAAAGACACTTTCAACTCATGAAAGTGTCTTTTATTTCCATCCTTAAGCGTATTTCTTAAAACCTCGTTCGTTCGATAATTTCTTGGTTGACGATATGTCTGTCCCGACCATAGGTTAGGCGGGACAACTCTTTGATTGCGTTAGCGATTTCCTGATCCCCCTTGGTCGGTGGAAAACCTTGGATATTAAACGGCTTAGTCAGGACGCCATCAATCAAAATCTTGGCAAAACCTTTGTAGTTATCCACATTCACCAAATCATCACGTGAAAATACGGGCGCTACTTGCTTTTCCAAAAATTCCGCATCTTCCGGACCGACCCGACAAAGGATCATCGAACCGATATTGCCAAACACCGCCTTAGATATCTCTTCTTTGAGCTGAGCGATAAACTGATGAGCGATGTTGAGGCAGAGCCGATATTTTCGCGCTTCGCTGAGGATTTGCGCGATGGAATTGGTCGTCACATTCTGAAATTCATCCAGGTATAGATAGAAATCCACTCGTTCATCTTCCGGCGTATCCGTGCGCCCTAGCGCCGCCATAAGAATTTTTCCCACAATCACCATGCCCAAAAGCCGCGCATTGATTTCACCAATTTTTCCCTTAGAAAGGGCCACGAGCAGAATTTTTTTATTATCCATGATGTCTCGAAAATTGATCGTGCTTTTCTGTTGAGAGATGATCGGGCGCATCATATCATTGGAAATGAATGGTGTCAGCTTGGAAGTGATGTAGGGCACCATATTGGCCAGCGCCGCCTCACCACCGGCCTTCTCTGCTTCTTTCGTCCAAAAATCCACCACCGTTTGATTGGTACATTTTGACAGTTTCATCGCCCGAAATTCCTCATCTGCCATCACTTTGGAAATCTCCATCAGCGTCGAACCAGACTCCGGATCGCTCATCACGAGAAACATCGCATTGCGCATATACTGCTCAAACATCGGCCCACCAGTCGCTTTCAAATCATAGAGTTGATCAAAAATCCCGATCATCTCATTAATCACAAACGTCATCTGTTCCGGATGCGACGGATCACACTCTAGCATATTAAGTCCAAACGGCCGCTCTACGTCGGATGGATCAAACACAATCACATCCTGAGCCCTTTCCTTCGGGATGCAAGCCAAAATATCCTCAATTGCATCGCCATGCGGATCGATAAAGCAAAACCCCCGCCCCTCCTTTGCATCCTGTTTTGCCATTTCTTGCAAGATAGTAGTCTTACCAGTTCCGGTCTGACCGATGGTATAGAGATGCCTTCGACGATCATTCTCCGTTAGGCGGATATTAGTTTTTGCTCCCCTATATTCATTAAAGCCAATCAAGATTCCTTCCGTAGGAATTCCGATCGGTGGCGCCGACGCATTTGATTTGAGCCATTTTATTTTTGGCGCTTCCGTTGTGGAAATCGGGATATGAAAAATACTAGAAATCTCCTCCACCCCCAAAATCATCTTTTCTTCCGATTTGAAATTACGAAAGATGAAATCAAAGGCGATCACCTTCTTATTCTTTCTTTTAACTTGGAAACAATTAACATCGCCATTTTCATATTGCGCAAAAGCATTTTCCATATGGGCCAAAATTTCCTGCGCCCGTTCGCTCGTTGCTGCTGAGGCAACCAAGCGGATATTTGTTTCAAAGCCAGTCTTTGATGCTTTCTTTTCGATCCCCTTCACTAGCTCCTGTTCTTCTGGTGTCAATTGAACTGTCTTCTTGTCCCCCAATGGATCGTCTTTTTTGGCCGGAGTAATAACAGACAATGCTGCCGATCCCAGTTCAGTCCCAACTTTACCCATAAATGACTTATTAACATCACGAAGACGCTTGCCTTGTTGCATTTCATGTGCGATGCGCCGGCCCTCCGCCCGCCAAGCCGTTCCGGCTGGCCGTAAGACCAGCTGGATCGCCGCACCCTCACTGACCGCATCGAGCTTGCTCAGTGCGTTGGCAATCGCATTCAAAGGATCCATCTCTTGATTCTCGTAGGTCCGGATTGGCAAGGAATAATCATTTTTCAACTTGATGATGGATGCCTCCGTCTTACTGCCGGGATAAAAAATATTAAAATCAGTCGTTTTCTCCAAAGAAGCATACGGAAAAAAACTATGGATCTGTTTTTCAATATTTTCCCGAAATTTTCTCGGCACAGCGATAAAAAAAACTATTTCTTCGCTCTTGGAAGAATTAGCAATTTCCAGCGAAATCGCCGGCGAGCCATAGAGTATTTTCTTGAAAAAGCCTCGCGTATCACGGATCGAGGAAAAAGCAGTGAGCATCTGTTCCATCGCGCCAATCTCCCCTTTCCAGCTTTCACCTTCTTTTGTCTTTTCTTCTTCGCTCTTGTTGATCTTGGAAACGCGAATCACGTCCAGATCCAGATTCATCGATTGGTTGATCTGAGCACGAAAACTCAAAAAGCTAGATGCAACGAGCCAGGCACCACTAATGAGCGTGGCTATGCCGGAAATTAAAAGGCTGATATTGATTAATCCTGAATAATCCATTTGTTTTTATTTTCTATTTAATTTATGCTTCCGTAATCATTCCCTTCTTAACTAACGCGTCATGGAGATCCGTCGCCAAAAGTCGGTCATGCAACTCGTCCAGAAGATAATTCTCCTCCATATGCTGTGCCACTTTCACGGCGTGCACAATACCCTTCGCCTCAGCCATCTCTACCAATTTAGTCAACTTGCTTTCATAATCAGCCTCATCATTGGCAATTTTTGCATCAAGTGTTACGTCACTCTGCACTGCGGCAACGGGACTTTGCACCTTAGCTAGAATTTTAGCATAGGTATCGTCTTTTTCCATTTGCCCTTCTTTTCTTTCCACTGCCTCCGGTGTCGGCGCGATATTGGGCATCTTGGATAGCTCTAGTTCCGGCGCTAATTTAATTTCCAAATCATTTTTCGGCACGCTTGGCATGGCTGACTTTTCCACGCTAGCACTGCCCTCAATAAACTTTTTTTTCAGATCCAAGTCACCTTCCTCAATTGGTTCAAGCATAAACTAAATTTTAAATTTGAAATTTTAAATTTGAAATAAAATTTAAAACAACAAATTTTTAAATTATAATTATTTCATTTGGTCATTTTAAATTGAGAATTTTTATCCCACTTTTTTCATCTCTTCCTTAAAAGCTATGATAATTTTCTGCACCATTTCGTCATAATTCACTACTTTCTCCTTCAAGAACTCGCCGATCTTTTCTGGATCATTTTTTTCATCCACCATCTTTTCATAGGCCTCGCGATCCGTCTCGCTCAATTTTTCCATCGTTTCCACAAATATTCGTTTCAAAAGCACTTCAGTCATTTTAATCAAAATTTCTTCTTGCTTATCCTCCGGAAGGCTGGATAGCCCCAATTCCTCCAACAGTTCTTTTTGCAATTGCGCTTGGTCTGTCATATTTTTGGTTACCGCCGAATAATCCGACGAGTACAATTAATTTTTAAATTTAAATTTAATGCTTATGAATGTTTAGCATCCAATAGACTGACCCCACCAGATTCTAACATTTTGTCAATCATTCGAAACACCCACTTTTTCATACTCTCGCCATTAGTTGCTTCGGTTATACCCGAACCAAAACGCCCCCCAACATAGTCAATCAATTCTGTAATTTTCGAATTGTGATCATAACCGGCATCAAGATAGTCCTCGGCATTCATATTGCTAAAAGCTTCAAACGATTCAGCCACGTTACCACCAAGAATATTGTTAGCAATGTTACCAAAAATTTTCCGATAAGCCTCATTAAAGTCTTCCCCGGTCAGATTTCGCGCTTCCACAATTTGGTTAGCAAGATCATTGCCCCCACCTACATGACTGTCGAATATGCTGGCTATTTTTTCAATGTTCAACTTTTCAGTTAGGGGCATTTCGATTCCTTGTGCATCAAGCCGATCACTGATTTGACTTTCTAACTTGGAAAACTTTGCCACATCATCACTAGCAAGATCACTTTCGATACTATCAAGACTGGCAGGAGACACATCCCTGTGGTCCGGTATGTTGTTGGGATGACTTTCCATAGAAGAAAAATCAGCGACTGAGTTATCCTTGCCTAGTTGCGGGCTATTGACATTTTCGTATTGACTTTCTATGTCAGCAAAGTCAGCCGCACTGTTTCCTGCGCCTCTCGCACCGTCCCTAAGATTACTTTCGATGCTTTCGAGATTGCCAGGCGAAACATTTTCCGTTGCCCTATTCATAGTATGCTCACCCATTATTTCGCTGTTATATCCTCGACTGATTTCCTCCTGCGTTGCTGCCGCGCTTATTTTCGCGTCTACTGCTGCCGCGCGACCTTCGCTGCCTACAATATGATTATTAAACTCTCTCTCCCTTGCTTCATTTTCCATCTGGGCAGTTATCGAATCCATTCTAGCATCATTCAACGCTACTCCTCCAGCGTGCGAAATGTCAACTTGCGGACCAGCAATGCCTCTGAAATTTGCAATGTTACTATTATCCAGATTGTTTGGATCGATACTAAATCTGATAACTTCTCCTGGTTTAACGAGATTTAATTTTTCAAGAGTAGTTTGACCATGACTCTCCTCAATAAATCTAAGCACCATTCTGTGTGCATATTTTCCTGCCTCGGGTTTGGGGATTTTTAATTCTTGCATTCTTTTGATAATCTCTCGCTCAATACTAGAACCTTTTGGAATTTTAACATCACCACTATCAAAAAATTCATGGCTTGGAGTTGGTTCTCCCGCTTCAGCATTATGAAATCTATCACCATCAGACGCGCCTGCATGGGCCGGAGCTTCAGTTGGATGTAATGGAGCCTTGTCAGGTGTTGAAGTACCCTGAAGATAATCTTTTTCAAACTTATTCGCAGCACCCTTAACCTTATCAGCCATCTCATCATACATACCCCCTATTTTTGATGCTAATTTTGATGACGGATGATTCTTTAATCCATTTTCGACTGAAGAACTAGGAGCTCCTTTTGGTCCAAATTTTTCATCCATTCCAAACTTCTCTTCCATCCCATTGGCCGATGAACCAAGCTTCGAAGCTGGTGTATCTCTTAGTCCGTGCTCACTAGCACTAGTCCCACCGGATGAGCCAAAAGGATTATGCGCTTTTATACTCTCAATTCCAGCGCCAACAATTCCACCAACTCCCGAACTTTTCCACAGATCGGTCGCAACATCTTTTACTTTCCCAAAAGTCTCAGTGTGACCAACCCAACTAAAACCCTCTCGCAAAAGAGTCGCAGCCGCTCCTGA from Parcubacteria group bacterium harbors:
- the rplL gene encoding 50S ribosomal protein L7/L12 produces the protein MTDEKKDVEVPEKFKKLVSEIETMSVLELSELVKVLEEKFGVSASAGVMMAAAPAAGDAAPAAEEKSEFDVEVTASGASKINVIKAVREITGLGLKDAKDLVDAAPKVIKEKVSKADAETMKKKLEEAGATVTLK
- the rplJ gene encoding 50S ribosomal protein L10, with protein sequence MQTKIQKEVIVSELSEKLKGAKAVVFSDFKGLNMKDMVALRKELRAQGVSLKVVKKTLINIALKNAGIEADVLKMEGQIAIAVSPKDEVAAAKILSKFSKVNDKLKVTGGVLEGKMLSTDEVIALSKLPSKDELLAKFVGTINAPVSNFVRVLSGNLSGFVRVLKAVAEKK
- the rpsP gene encoding 30S ribosomal protein S16, producing the protein MLTIRLARTGKRNTAQFKIMLQEHTVAPGGRHVEILGSHNPHSKETVLKTDRIKYWIEKGALASDTVHNLLVKNGVISEKKRVVKLPKKVVVAEAEAPKKEATAKTEEAPVEAVAPKAEEVATEKKEEVIAEAVPVEKTEEVKAE
- a CDS encoding type IV secretion system DNA-binding domain-containing protein produces the protein MDYSGLINISLLISGIATLISGAWLVASSFLSFRAQINQSMNLDLDVIRVSKINKSEEEKTKEGESWKGEIGAMEQMLTAFSSIRDTRGFFKKILYGSPAISLEIANSSKSEEIVFFIAVPRKFRENIEKQIHSFFPYASLEKTTDFNIFYPGSKTEASIIKLKNDYSLPIRTYENQEMDPLNAIANALSKLDAVSEGAAIQLVLRPAGTAWRAEGRRIAHEMQQGKRLRDVNKSFMGKVGTELGSAALSVITPAKKDDPLGDKKTVQLTPEEQELVKGIEKKASKTGFETNIRLVASAATSERAQEILAHMENAFAQYENGDVNCFQVKRKNKKVIAFDFIFRNFKSEEKMILGVEEISSIFHIPISTTEAPKIKWLKSNASAPPIGIPTEGILIGFNEYRGAKTNIRLTENDRRRHLYTIGQTGTGKTTILQEMAKQDAKEGRGFCFIDPHGDAIEDILACIPKERAQDVIVFDPSDVERPFGLNMLECDPSHPEQMTFVINEMIGIFDQLYDLKATGGPMFEQYMRNAMFLVMSDPESGSTLMEISKVMADEEFRAMKLSKCTNQTVVDFWTKEAEKAGGEAALANMVPYITSKLTPFISNDMMRPIISQQKSTINFRDIMDNKKILLVALSKGKIGEINARLLGMVIVGKILMAALGRTDTPEDERVDFYLYLDEFQNVTTNSIAQILSEARKYRLCLNIAHQFIAQLKEEISKAVFGNIGSMILCRVGPEDAEFLEKQVAPVFSRDDLVNVDNYKGFAKILIDGVLTKPFNIQGFPPTKGDQEIANAIKELSRLTYGRDRHIVNQEIIERTRF
- a CDS encoding DUF5663 domain-containing protein encodes the protein MTDQAQLQKELLEELGLSSLPEDKQEEILIKMTEVLLKRIFVETMEKLSETDREAYEKMVDEKNDPEKIGEFLKEKVVNYDEMVQKIIIAFKEEMKKVG